Proteins encoded by one window of Chromobacterium violaceum ATCC 12472:
- a CDS encoding EAL domain-containing protein, which yields MSYPIQTLAGIASCDLLCCPPSLPIREAASRMMAAACSSIVVRDEKGAVLGLWTESDALEASLGRRDPDLPVGQAVSAQLASLPHDMPLQDAVEAFRRRQLRHALVWKGGQPLGIVTLTDIVRNQGLESFLLVKRIRDLPGPPARALPAAAGPREAMSLMREQGLSALAVALDDGGHGIVTQRDVLRWLASDQLPPTLGEGCRRPLIGVSEYSSLLQARRLLQQHNIRHLAVFGDDGGLLRLLGFDDIVQGIEHEYLHELNEALRQRDEALQQSRHSLLLADKVFESTMEGIIITDRNGVIQSVNPAFARITGYSREEALGQTPALLKSGKQPPEFYQQLWRSLLRDGRWQGEVVNRRKGGLLYTEHLSITAIRDAAGECLHYVAVFSDITQRKQAEERLHFLANHDALTSLPNRTLFLEKLQGAVERAGLGGQRLALLFIDLDRFKLVNDTLGHYAGDQLLIHIARQLQSRLLPGETVARLGGDEFTLLLEGVGGEAQVAARAQAMLDAITELSGVAGQQMFISASIGISMFPLDGRDADTLLVHADTAMYRAKDGGKNGFQFYTPDMNARALERLKLEYSLHRALAQQELELWYQPKVALDSGQLIGAEALLRWRHPELGLVPPDRFIPIAEESALIAQIGAWVLETACADARRWRNAGLAPGRLAVNVSGRQLKHGDFVAELEQALARHGLDSDALELEITESVVMEDAGGMVDTLFRLQKLGMYLSIDDFGTGYSSLSYLKRLPVRGLKIDRSFIDDLHCDGDDAAITRAIISIARSLGLDVVAEGVEEEAQRRFLLEQGCNCAQGYLFSKPLPRDAYEALLSRSEVGAEA from the coding sequence ATGTCCTATCCGATTCAAACCCTGGCCGGCATCGCCTCTTGCGATCTCCTGTGCTGCCCCCCGTCTCTGCCCATCCGCGAAGCCGCCAGCCGGATGATGGCGGCCGCCTGCAGCTCCATCGTGGTGCGGGACGAGAAGGGCGCGGTGCTGGGGCTGTGGACCGAGTCCGACGCGCTGGAGGCCTCGCTGGGGCGGCGCGACCCCGACCTGCCGGTGGGACAGGCGGTCAGCGCGCAGCTGGCCAGCCTGCCGCACGACATGCCGCTGCAGGACGCGGTGGAAGCATTCCGCCGCCGCCAGCTGCGCCACGCGCTGGTGTGGAAAGGCGGCCAGCCGCTGGGGATCGTCACCCTGACCGACATCGTCCGCAATCAGGGTCTGGAATCTTTCCTGCTGGTCAAGCGCATCCGCGATCTGCCCGGGCCGCCGGCGCGCGCGCTGCCGGCCGCGGCCGGGCCGCGCGAGGCGATGAGCCTGATGCGCGAGCAGGGCCTGTCGGCGCTGGCCGTGGCGCTGGACGACGGCGGGCACGGCATCGTCACCCAGCGCGACGTGCTGCGCTGGCTGGCTTCCGACCAGTTGCCCCCCACGCTGGGCGAGGGATGCCGCCGGCCGTTGATCGGCGTGTCGGAATACTCCAGCCTCTTGCAGGCGCGGCGCCTGCTGCAGCAGCACAATATCCGCCACCTGGCGGTGTTCGGCGACGACGGCGGCCTGCTCAGGCTGCTGGGCTTCGACGACATCGTGCAGGGCATCGAGCACGAATACCTGCACGAGCTGAACGAGGCGCTGCGCCAGCGCGACGAAGCGCTGCAGCAGTCGCGGCACAGCCTGCTGCTGGCTGATAAGGTATTCGAGTCGACGATGGAAGGCATCATCATCACCGACCGCAACGGCGTGATCCAGTCGGTGAATCCCGCTTTCGCCCGCATCACCGGCTACAGCCGCGAGGAGGCGCTGGGCCAGACGCCGGCCCTGCTGAAGTCCGGCAAGCAGCCGCCCGAGTTCTACCAGCAACTGTGGCGCAGCCTGCTGCGCGACGGCCGCTGGCAGGGCGAGGTGGTGAACCGGCGCAAGGGCGGACTGCTGTACACCGAGCATCTGAGCATCACCGCCATCCGCGACGCGGCCGGCGAATGCCTGCATTACGTGGCGGTATTCTCCGACATCACCCAGCGCAAGCAGGCCGAGGAAAGGCTGCACTTCCTGGCCAACCACGACGCCTTGACCAGCCTGCCCAACCGCACGCTGTTCCTGGAAAAGCTGCAGGGCGCGGTGGAGCGGGCCGGGCTGGGCGGCCAGCGGCTGGCGCTGCTGTTCATCGATCTGGACCGCTTCAAGCTGGTCAACGACACGCTGGGCCATTACGCCGGCGACCAGCTGCTGATCCACATCGCGCGCCAGCTGCAGTCGCGGCTGCTGCCGGGCGAGACCGTGGCCAGGCTGGGCGGCGACGAATTCACGCTGCTGCTGGAAGGCGTGGGCGGCGAGGCCCAGGTGGCGGCGCGGGCGCAGGCGATGCTGGACGCGATCACCGAGCTGTCCGGCGTGGCCGGCCAGCAGATGTTCATCTCCGCCAGCATAGGCATCAGCATGTTCCCGCTGGACGGCCGCGACGCCGACACGCTGCTGGTGCACGCCGACACCGCGATGTACCGCGCCAAGGACGGCGGCAAGAACGGTTTCCAGTTCTACACCCCGGACATGAACGCGCGCGCGCTGGAGCGGCTGAAGCTGGAGTACAGCCTGCACCGCGCGCTGGCGCAGCAGGAGCTGGAGCTGTGGTACCAGCCCAAGGTGGCGCTGGACAGCGGACAGCTGATCGGCGCGGAAGCGCTGCTGCGCTGGCGGCATCCCGAACTGGGCCTGGTGCCGCCGGACCGTTTCATTCCCATCGCCGAGGAGAGCGCGCTGATCGCGCAGATCGGCGCCTGGGTGCTGGAGACCGCCTGCGCCGACGCGCGCCGCTGGCGCAACGCCGGCCTGGCGCCGGGCCGGCTGGCGGTGAACGTGTCCGGCCGCCAGCTCAAGCACGGCGATTTCGTCGCCGAGCTGGAGCAGGCGCTGGCGCGGCATGGCCTGGACAGCGACGCGCTGGAGCTGGAGATCACCGAAAGCGTGGTGATGGAGGACGCCGGCGGCATGGTGGACACGTTGTTCCGGCTGCAGAAGCTGGGCATGTATTTGTCCATCGACGACTTCGGCACCGGCTATTCATCGTTGTCTTACCTGAAGCGCCTGCCGGTGCGCGGACTGAAGATAGACCGCTCCTTCATCGACGACCTGCACTGCGACGGCGACGACGCCGCCATCACCCGCGCCATCATCTCCATCGCCCGCAGCCTGGGGCTGGACGTGGTGGCGGAGGGGGTGGAGGAGGAGGCGCAGCGGCGCTTTCTGCTGGAGCAGGGCTGCAACTGCGCGCAGGGCTATCTGTTCAGCAAGCCGCTGCCGCGCGACGCCTACGAGGCGCTGCTGAGCCGCAGCGAGGTGGGCGCGGAGGCGTAA
- a CDS encoding DUF3472 domain-containing protein, with protein sequence MRNTSYWMLFLGFTSLSQMAAAGAVGQTPGMTSGTTLPTAAHRLDMFITPGADPGPASNVFWSNQLDSLGGYTGMQTTELSDAEGHGRQFLFSLWGATDARPGTPASAGVGAGSYCTVSKTATDGDKGAQCRYRYEWQVGHTYRFRVTPDEKLGKGWYKSNVTDVTPDGDGASFDIGSIYKPAFPADIPSGDIKQWVEYFDWGNPRTTCLSVARSDVRMSAEAFDAQGRPIYLPAYAMSGQNSCQDQPMAIRPTFTRIARDGSGVRMEGATSQTAEGFIRSAGGCLISSLPQGGVDQTVSIGACPTKRMVEQKGGRYFSQYFWVLAADGSIQQKSSQCLTAKTGSRAIVVSACAPGQAAQRWRVAGSTDGDGQSVRLVSGLSGLCLGREGSGLAGMSACTDKDVLWTVPGKSFQY encoded by the coding sequence ATGCGGAACACTTCATACTGGATGCTTTTCCTTGGATTCACCAGCTTGTCCCAGATGGCCGCTGCGGGAGCGGTGGGGCAAACCCCGGGCATGACGAGCGGCACCACGCTGCCGACGGCTGCCCATCGCTTGGATATGTTCATCACCCCGGGAGCGGATCCGGGGCCCGCTTCCAATGTTTTCTGGTCGAACCAGCTCGACAGCCTGGGCGGGTACACCGGCATGCAGACCACCGAGCTGTCCGATGCCGAAGGCCATGGCAGGCAGTTCCTGTTCAGCCTGTGGGGGGCGACCGACGCGAGGCCGGGCACGCCGGCGAGCGCCGGGGTCGGCGCGGGCAGCTATTGCACCGTCAGCAAGACCGCCACCGACGGGGACAAGGGCGCGCAATGCCGTTATCGCTACGAATGGCAGGTCGGGCATACCTACCGCTTCCGCGTCACGCCCGACGAGAAACTGGGCAAGGGCTGGTACAAGAGCAATGTCACCGATGTCACGCCTGACGGCGACGGCGCCAGCTTCGACATCGGCAGCATCTACAAGCCTGCGTTTCCCGCCGACATACCAAGCGGCGACATCAAGCAATGGGTGGAGTATTTCGACTGGGGCAACCCTCGGACCACTTGCCTGTCCGTCGCCCGCAGCGATGTGAGGATGTCGGCCGAGGCTTTCGACGCTCAAGGCCGTCCGATCTATCTGCCGGCATACGCGATGAGCGGGCAAAACAGCTGCCAGGACCAGCCGATGGCGATCAGGCCGACCTTTACCCGCATCGCCAGAGACGGCAGCGGCGTCAGAATGGAAGGTGCGACGAGCCAGACTGCCGAAGGATTCATCCGTTCTGCCGGCGGCTGCCTGATTTCTTCGCTGCCGCAGGGGGGAGTCGATCAGACCGTATCGATCGGCGCCTGCCCGACGAAACGAATGGTGGAGCAGAAAGGCGGCCGCTATTTCAGCCAGTACTTCTGGGTGCTGGCCGCCGATGGCTCCATCCAGCAGAAATCCAGTCAATGTCTGACCGCGAAGACCGGAAGCCGGGCGATCGTCGTCAGCGCTTGCGCGCCGGGCCAGGCCGCGCAGCGCTGGCGGGTTGCCGGGTCGACGGACGGCGACGGGCAAAGCGTCCGCCTCGTTTCCGGCCTGTCCGGTTTGTGCCTGGGGCGGGAGGGCAGTGGGCTGGCCGGCATGAGCGCGTGCACGGACAAGGATGTCTTGTGGACCGTGCCGGGCAAGAGTTTCCAGTACTAA
- a CDS encoding TRAP transporter substrate-binding protein — MDKLSRRTLLKASLAAGAGLCVPNLMQTSRAEEALPAPEEIAKERAAKYVFNFGSVYATENYLTTPHVHLQIKQIVEKSTNNKVYVKIHDKGARGSESQLANAVKYQAMQGGLLSIANLSPLVNEFDIINIPFWAADDASYLRLVGSHAWNKYILSKTAPHRIKILFHYVIGARTATTVRHYGKLIRSPEDFAGVQYRIPNSKTLGTFYKLAKAIPRAIPWNLTAATARAGRFDALDPAIVGLYSGPDNLKNEIGVISDIGLVHDGWVAISSTDFIESLDASTRTQFLDAFLAIQAAQFDAYQNARKYCEQEFAKLGVKIYAPSKQEHAALVHAFGHANEVWTPVKIALLGPNGPAVFDQLYKAAKG; from the coding sequence ATGGACAAGCTCAGCAGGCGAACGCTGTTGAAAGCCTCCCTAGCCGCAGGCGCGGGCTTGTGCGTGCCCAATCTGATGCAAACATCGCGGGCGGAAGAAGCCCTGCCCGCCCCGGAAGAGATCGCGAAAGAACGAGCGGCCAAATATGTATTCAACTTCGGCTCCGTCTATGCGACGGAAAACTACCTGACCACTCCCCACGTCCATTTGCAGATCAAGCAGATCGTCGAGAAAAGCACCAATAACAAGGTGTATGTGAAAATCCATGACAAAGGCGCCAGGGGTTCCGAGTCCCAGCTGGCCAACGCCGTCAAATATCAGGCTATGCAGGGCGGCCTGCTGTCGATTGCCAACCTGTCCCCGCTGGTGAACGAGTTCGACATCATCAACATCCCGTTCTGGGCCGCCGATGACGCCAGCTATCTGCGCCTGGTAGGCTCCCATGCCTGGAACAAATACATCCTGTCCAAAACCGCCCCCCACAGGATAAAAATCCTGTTTCACTACGTGATCGGCGCCAGAACCGCGACGACGGTCAGGCATTACGGAAAATTGATACGGTCCCCCGAAGACTTTGCCGGCGTGCAGTACCGGATTCCGAATTCGAAAACGCTGGGCACGTTCTACAAGCTGGCCAAGGCCATTCCGCGCGCCATTCCCTGGAACCTCACCGCGGCGACGGCGCGCGCCGGCCGGTTCGACGCGCTGGATCCCGCGATCGTCGGGCTTTATTCAGGACCGGACAATCTCAAGAACGAAATCGGCGTCATTTCGGACATCGGCCTGGTTCACGACGGCTGGGTGGCCATTTCCAGCACCGACTTCATCGAGTCGCTCGACGCCTCGACCCGCACCCAGTTTCTCGACGCCTTCCTGGCCATTCAGGCGGCGCAATTCGACGCCTATCAGAACGCCAGGAAATATTGCGAACAGGAGTTCGCCAAACTTGGCGTGAAGATCTATGCGCCGTCGAAACAGGAGCACGCCGCGCTGGTCCATGCGTTCGGACACGCCAACGAAGTGTGGACGCCGGTGAAGATCGCGTTGCTGGGTCCCAATGGTCCGGCCGTATTCGACCAGCTTTACAAGGCCGCCAAGGGCTGA
- the rimO gene encoding 30S ribosomal protein S12 methylthiotransferase RimO, whose product MNKTPRVGFVSLGCPKAASDSEQILTRLRAEGYEIAPSYDGADLVVVNTCGFIDSAVEESLDAIGEALNENGKVIVTGCLGAKGDVVRDVHPSVLAVTGPHATEEVMSAVHTHLPKPHDPFVDLVPDIGVRLTPKHYAYLKISEGCNHRCTFCIIPSMRGDLESRPIHDVLREAESLAKAGVKEILVISQDTSAYGVDTKYKLGFHNGRPVKTRMTELCEELGRHGIWVRLHYVYPYPHVDEVIPLMRDGKILPYLDIPFQHASQKVLKLMKRPANSDNVLARIKKWREICPELVIRSTFIVGFPGETEEDFEELLAFIREAELDRVGCFTYSPVEGATANELPNPVPEDVKEARKERFMAVQAEISARRLERRVGQTLQVLVDEIDDEGTAVCRSYADAPEIDGLVFVEDAAGMQPGEFYQVEIVDCSEHDLWGERR is encoded by the coding sequence ATGAACAAGACTCCCCGCGTCGGATTCGTTTCGCTTGGCTGTCCCAAGGCCGCCAGCGATTCCGAGCAGATCCTGACCCGCCTTCGCGCCGAAGGCTATGAAATCGCGCCCTCCTACGATGGCGCCGACCTGGTGGTGGTGAACACCTGCGGCTTCATCGATTCCGCCGTCGAGGAGTCGCTGGACGCCATCGGCGAAGCGCTGAACGAGAACGGCAAAGTGATCGTCACCGGCTGTCTGGGGGCCAAGGGCGACGTGGTGCGCGACGTGCATCCGTCGGTCTTGGCCGTGACCGGACCGCATGCCACCGAGGAAGTGATGAGCGCGGTGCATACCCACCTGCCCAAGCCGCACGACCCCTTCGTCGACCTGGTGCCGGACATCGGCGTGCGCCTGACGCCCAAGCATTACGCCTACCTGAAGATTTCCGAGGGCTGCAACCACCGCTGCACCTTCTGCATCATCCCGTCGATGCGCGGCGATCTGGAAAGCCGCCCCATCCATGACGTGCTGCGCGAGGCCGAAAGCCTGGCCAAGGCCGGCGTGAAAGAGATCCTGGTGATTTCGCAGGACACCTCGGCCTACGGCGTGGACACCAAGTACAAGCTGGGCTTCCACAACGGCCGCCCGGTGAAGACCCGCATGACCGAGCTGTGCGAGGAGCTGGGCCGCCACGGCATCTGGGTGCGCCTGCATTACGTTTACCCGTACCCGCACGTGGACGAGGTGATTCCGCTGATGCGCGACGGCAAGATCCTGCCGTATCTCGACATCCCGTTCCAGCACGCCAGCCAGAAAGTGCTGAAGCTGATGAAGCGGCCGGCCAACAGCGACAACGTGCTGGCCCGCATCAAGAAGTGGCGCGAGATCTGCCCGGAACTGGTGATCCGCTCCACCTTCATCGTCGGCTTCCCCGGCGAGACCGAGGAAGACTTCGAAGAATTGCTGGCGTTCATCCGCGAAGCGGAGCTGGACCGCGTCGGCTGCTTCACTTACTCCCCGGTCGAAGGCGCCACCGCCAACGAGTTGCCGAACCCGGTGCCGGAAGACGTGAAGGAAGCGCGCAAGGAGCGCTTCATGGCCGTGCAGGCCGAAATCAGCGCGCGCCGCCTGGAGCGCCGCGTCGGCCAGACCCTGCAAGTGCTGGTGGACGAGATCGACGACGAAGGCACCGCCGTTTGCCGCAGCTATGCCGACGCGCCGGAGATCGACGGCCTGGTGTTCGTCGAGGACGCCGCCGGCATGCAGCCGGGCGAGTTCTACCAGGTGGAAATCGTCGACTGCAGCGAGCACGACCTGTGGGGCGAGCGCCGCTGA
- the phaR gene encoding polyhydroxyalkanoate synthesis repressor PhaR encodes MSVEKRVIKKYPNRRLYDTATSSYITLGDVKQLVLDNVDIQVLDAKTQEDITRSVLLQIILEEENGGMPMFSYEVLTQFIRYYGQAMQGMMGPFLEKNLQLFSQLQQKMQEQTRAMYGDNAMLNTTLWGEFMKLQGPAIQNMMANYMEQSTGMFLEMQNRMQEQTKQLFGGFGFPGYPGAEDKDKS; translated from the coding sequence ATGAGTGTTGAGAAACGGGTCATCAAGAAGTACCCGAACCGCCGTCTGTACGATACCGCCACCAGTTCCTACATTACTTTGGGGGATGTCAAACAGTTGGTTCTGGACAATGTTGACATCCAGGTGCTGGACGCCAAGACCCAGGAAGACATCACCCGCAGCGTGCTGCTGCAGATCATTCTGGAAGAGGAAAACGGCGGCATGCCGATGTTCAGCTATGAAGTGCTGACCCAGTTCATCCGCTACTATGGCCAGGCCATGCAGGGCATGATGGGGCCTTTCCTGGAAAAGAATCTCCAGCTGTTCTCGCAGCTGCAGCAGAAAATGCAGGAGCAGACCCGCGCGATGTACGGCGACAACGCGATGCTGAACACCACGCTGTGGGGCGAGTTCATGAAGCTGCAGGGGCCGGCGATCCAGAACATGATGGCCAACTACATGGAGCAGAGCACCGGCATGTTCCTGGAAATGCAGAACCGCATGCAGGAGCAAACCAAGCAGCTGTTCGGCGGTTTCGGTTTTCCCGGCTATCCGGGGGCGGAAGACAAGGACAAATCCTGA
- a CDS encoding tetratricopeptide repeat protein: MSADHDEGLRRAQRLHLSGDADGAERAYRALLDDAALGAPAAHWLGFLLMQQGRLDEALAWLERVVAADDGHAEWHFNLGLVRARLGRSEEAVFALREAARRDPSRYFYWTNLGAQLMRGGQDAEAEQALRRAASLDPHCPDAFYLLTEMLLRQGRHAEARRCNAQGVLAEPPGKMAPIAVGQALCELGRSEEARSLAQSWLLAQPGHPVARHMLAAFGGGDAPADGDDEYVGCAFDAAAASFDQDLSRLRYQGPSWTAACLAGLSLAPKSLSALDLGCGTGLIGEVLQPWASRLDGVDLSAGMLARAGAKGIYDSLEQAELRAFLRQTDRTYQLIACMDTLPYLGELDALFMLLAERMAPGGLLLFCTESLEDGEAGDGRLHHSGRYRHHSRYLDRLLAVGWDVLERARMPVRDEAGCPVWGDFVCARKVFAA; this comes from the coding sequence ATGAGCGCGGATCACGACGAAGGCCTGCGCCGCGCCCAGCGGCTGCACCTGTCCGGCGATGCCGACGGCGCGGAGCGGGCCTACCGCGCCTTGCTGGACGACGCGGCGCTTGGCGCGCCTGCCGCGCATTGGCTGGGCTTCCTGCTGATGCAGCAAGGCCGGCTGGACGAGGCGCTGGCCTGGCTGGAACGGGTGGTGGCGGCGGATGACGGCCATGCGGAGTGGCATTTCAACCTGGGCCTCGTCCGCGCCAGGCTTGGGCGTTCGGAGGAGGCGGTCTTCGCATTGCGGGAAGCCGCGCGGCGCGACCCGTCACGCTATTTCTACTGGACCAATCTGGGCGCGCAGCTGATGCGCGGCGGACAGGATGCCGAGGCCGAGCAGGCATTGCGCCGCGCGGCGTCCCTGGACCCGCACTGTCCGGATGCCTTTTACCTGCTGACTGAAATGCTGCTGAGGCAGGGACGGCATGCCGAAGCCCGGCGCTGCAACGCGCAAGGCGTGCTGGCGGAGCCGCCGGGGAAGATGGCGCCGATCGCGGTGGGGCAGGCGTTGTGCGAATTGGGCCGGTCAGAAGAGGCCAGGTCGCTCGCCCAAAGCTGGCTGCTGGCGCAGCCCGGCCACCCAGTCGCGCGGCATATGCTGGCGGCGTTCGGCGGCGGCGATGCGCCTGCTGACGGCGACGACGAATACGTGGGCTGCGCCTTCGATGCGGCGGCGGCCAGCTTCGACCAGGATCTGTCCCGCCTGCGCTACCAGGGGCCGTCGTGGACGGCGGCCTGTCTGGCCGGGCTCTCCCTTGCGCCGAAGTCGTTGTCCGCGCTGGACCTGGGCTGCGGCACGGGCTTGATCGGCGAGGTTCTGCAACCTTGGGCGAGCAGGCTGGACGGCGTGGACCTGAGCGCAGGCATGCTGGCGCGCGCCGGGGCCAAGGGAATATACGATAGCCTGGAGCAGGCGGAACTGCGCGCCTTTCTCCGCCAGACGGACAGGACATACCAGTTGATCGCCTGCATGGACACGCTGCCTTACCTGGGCGAACTGGATGCGCTGTTCATGTTGCTGGCCGAGAGGATGGCGCCCGGCGGCCTGCTGCTGTTCTGCACCGAGAGCCTGGAGGATGGCGAGGCCGGGGATGGCCGGCTGCATCACAGCGGGCGCTACCGCCATCATTCCCGCTACCTGGACCGTCTGCTGGCGGTCGGCTGGGATGTGCTGGAAAGAGCGCGCATGCCGGTCCGGGACGAGGCGGGCTGTCCGGTATGGGGCGATTTCGTCTGCGCGAGAAAGGTTTTTGCCGCTTAG
- a CDS encoding RICIN domain-containing protein, whose translation MTAKNTLPLLLLLSLSPLAHSMGKTPGTYTHYRFPASASAGLDAVDFTITVNRDPGYSANVYWANQFDLVGTSGAYTGMQSNGGGKRTFLFSAWDTTDARAGSAGSYCTTFSGEGTGRSCRIHVDWTEGHSYRFHVAYEAGGWLGVTVTDQTSGAAFKLGSIKTAASKISPHNMVNWAEYFEWNSDRASCLGQPYSKATFGVPAGSVGGKRVPASISGTSVSKACPAFSKVAAYSLSSVQENGIGNCARGPIANGGQCLDASGGVGEGAAAITYGCHGGGNQAWVHAQDGSLQLKDNYCLEEHAGGADVRTCSGASAWTRSGDAIRSAKSGLCLSANRSGQSVSLLQCSGSASQRWSLPPR comes from the coding sequence ATGACCGCCAAAAACACGCTTCCCCTGTTGTTGCTGCTTTCCCTATCCCCGTTGGCCCATTCCATGGGCAAGACGCCGGGCACCTATACCCACTACCGCTTTCCCGCATCGGCATCCGCGGGGCTGGACGCCGTCGACTTCACCATCACGGTGAACCGCGATCCGGGTTATTCCGCCAATGTCTACTGGGCCAACCAGTTCGACCTGGTCGGCACGTCCGGCGCCTATACCGGCATGCAGAGCAATGGCGGCGGCAAGCGCACTTTCCTTTTTTCCGCCTGGGACACCACCGATGCCAGGGCCGGCAGCGCAGGCAGCTATTGCACCACCTTCTCCGGCGAGGGCACCGGCCGCAGCTGCCGCATCCACGTGGATTGGACGGAGGGGCACAGCTACCGCTTCCACGTCGCCTACGAGGCCGGCGGCTGGCTGGGCGTGACCGTCACCGATCAGACCAGCGGCGCAGCGTTCAAGCTGGGCAGCATCAAGACCGCGGCCAGCAAGATCTCGCCGCACAATATGGTCAACTGGGCCGAGTACTTCGAATGGAACAGCGACCGGGCAAGCTGCCTGGGCCAACCCTACAGCAAGGCGACCTTCGGCGTGCCGGCCGGCAGCGTCGGCGGCAAGCGGGTGCCGGCCAGCATCAGCGGCACTTCCGTCAGCAAGGCCTGCCCGGCTTTTTCCAAGGTCGCCGCCTATAGCCTGAGCAGCGTGCAGGAGAACGGCATCGGCAACTGCGCGCGCGGCCCGATCGCCAATGGCGGCCAGTGCCTGGACGCCAGCGGCGGGGTCGGCGAAGGCGCGGCCGCCATCACCTACGGCTGCCATGGCGGCGGCAACCAGGCCTGGGTGCATGCGCAGGATGGCTCGCTGCAACTGAAGGACAACTATTGCCTGGAGGAGCACGCAGGCGGCGCGGACGTCCGCACTTGCAGCGGCGCATCCGCCTGGACCCGCAGCGGCGATGCGATACGCAGCGCCAAGAGCGGCTTGTGCCTGAGCGCCAATCGTTCAGGCCAGTCCGTCAGCCTGCTGCAATGCAGCGGCTCGGCCAGCCAGCGCTGGAGCCTGCCGCCGCGCTGA